The segment CCACGCTGTCTTTCCACCACACCTTGACGAACCAAATAGTCGACCGCTTTGCGCGCGGTCATTCGTGACACTTGATATTGCTCAGCCAAAACTGTTTCCGATGGAATCGAGTCACCAGGATGCAAGATCCCTTGTTCAATCTGCTGAGTAAGAATGCGCTCTATTTGGAGATAGATAGGAACATGAGATTCTTTGTCTATCATGCGTTACCCCTTGTTTGTAGACGGCTTATCCTATCTTGCAGCACTTGAATACACAACTATACAACCCTTATTAATGAGAATGTTAATTAAAGTTAAATGATTTCGTGATTGATGCCGCATGATAACTGGTTAGTGATTAACCTCACACAAAAAGTATAGTTGTATAGACAACTATACCTAAAAGCTCTTTAATCGCTTCCATAATAACAATGATGATATGGAGATATCACTCGATGAAACACTTAGGTTCTAAGCTGCAAGACCTAGGAAAAGCGCTGATGATGCCGATTTCGGTTATCGCCGCCGCGGGTATTTTCCTAGGCTTAGCCGCCGCCCTACAAAACCCAAATATCACAGGACAATCATTCAACCAGCTTGAAGCGGTTCAATTGGTTCTTGGGTTTATCCGTAAAGTTGCTGGCTCTTTGTTCGGTAACCTACCACTCTTCTTTGCTGTGGCCGCTGCTATCGGTCTAGCAAAACAAGAGAAACCAACCGCTGCATTTGCGGCAATTATTGGTTTTATCTCAATGCACGTGGGGGTGAACTACTCACTACTTGCTCAGGGATTAACCCCAGAAACCACCTCGGTTGCTTACCTTGTTTCGCAAGGTATGGATAAGACGGCTGCAATGATGTTTGCCGCTGAATTTGGTAACACGTTAGGTATCTTTTCTTACCACATGAGTGTTCTCGGTGGCGTGATTGCAGGTCTCGTCACTGTGGCGCTGCACAACCGTTTCTACACCATTGTGTTACCAACTGCGATTAACTTCTTTGGTGGTCGCCGTTTTGTACCGATCATTACCGTCGTTGTGCTGCCGCTTGTTGGTGTGGCAATGTCGTTGATTTGGCCAACCATTGGTGCGGCAATTGCAAAAATTGGTGAGTTCATTGGTCAAGCAGGCAGTTTTGGTACTTTCCTATTTGCCTTCGCTGAGCGCTTACTGATCCCAACCGGTTTACACCACATTCTAAATGAAACGGTACGCTTTACGCCTATTGGTGGTATTGCCAACGTAGATGGTGAAAGCGTAGTTGGTGCATTGAGCATCTTTAACTATGCCCTAACTCACCCTGGTAGCATCGACAACGAAATTGTCAAAGAAGCCACTCGCTTCCTAGCACAAGGCAAGATCCCTGTGATGATGTTCGCTCTACCAGGTGCGGCGCTTGCGATGTACCACTGTGCACGCGATGAACACAAAACTCGCGTTAAAGCCCTTGTGATTGCTGGCGCTCTCGCATCTTTCACTACAGGTATCACCGAACCACTCGAGTTCAGCTTTATCTTTGTCAGCCCACTGCTGTTTATCTTCCACGCTATCATGACAGGTTTATCTTTCGCCTTGATGCATGTCTTTGGCGTAATGATCGGTAACGTACAAGGCGGTGTGATTGACCTATTTGTATTCGGTGTTCTTGGTGGTGCGCAAACTCAATGGTGGTTCGCAGTTCTCGTCGGCGCTTGTTACTTCCCTATCTACTACTTCGTTTTCCGCACGGTGATCACGCGCTTCAATGTCGCAACACCAGGTCGTGAAAAAGAAGAAACCAGCACGGAAGTGGTTGGTAATGCATCAGAACAAGCAACCCGCATCATCGAAGGTCTAGGTGGTTCAAGCAACATTCAACTGGTTGATAACTGCTTCACTCGTCTGCGTGTAAAAGTGAACGATATCAGCAAAGTTAAAGATGACTTTCTAAAAACAACTGGCGCCTCAGGCGTTAAGCGAGCAAGCGATGTGGATGTACAAGTTATCTACGGTCCACAAGTAGAAAGCATCGCCAACGATGTAAAAAAAGCACTCGCAATTTAATCCATTTAATTATCGCCCCTGCGTGGCAGGGGCTATTTCCCAGATTTGATTTAAGGTAGAAGTAAGATGAAAAAAGCATTCAATATTGTTCTTGTCGGTGGCGGTTCAACTTGGACACCAGGTCTATTAAAAGCACTATGTAAACGTAAAGACACCTTCCCATTAAACCGCTTAGTGATGTTTGATGTGAATGCTGAGCGTCAAGAAACCATTGGTGAATATGCCAAGCTACTTTTCTCTGAGGATTACCCAGAGCTTGAGTTTGAGTACACGACTGATGTCAATGTTGCGTACAAAGATGTCGATTTCGTACTGTGCCAAATGCGTACTGGCGGCTACGAAATGCGTGAAAAAGACGAAAAGATTCCACTATCTTTAGGCATTATCGGTCAGGAAACTTGTGGTCCTGGTGGTTTCGCTTACGGCATGCGCTCAATTGGCGACATGATTCAAATGGTTGAAGATGTGCGTGAACGCTCACCACAGGCTTGGATCTTAAACTACACCAACCCAGCAGCAATCGTCGCGGATGCACTGAAAAAGCGCTTCCCACAAGATGATCGCATTCTCAATATCTGTGATCAACCAGTGAACCTACTTCGCTCTTACGGTCGCCTACTTAACGTAGATCCAAATGAGTTTGATCCTGTGTACTTCGGTCTAAACCACTTTGGTTGGTTCACTCACCTTTACAACCAGCAAGGTGAAGATCTTGCGCCAAAACTGAAAGCCTACATCGCCGAGAATGGTTTTATTCCTGTGGATGCAGAGCAGCGCGATCAATCTTGGTTAGATACTTATGCAGCTGTGGCAGACATGCTACGTGACTTCCCAGATTATCTGCCAAACACGTACCTACAGTACTACCTATACCCAGAGTACAAACTGTCTAAACTGGATCCTGAGTTTACCCGTGCTAACGAAGTCATGAACGGTCGTGAAAAGCGTGTATTTGACGAGTGTCGTCAAGCTGTTCTCGATGGTACCACCAAGAACTCAAGCGTGGTTCACAACGATGCGCATGGCGATATGATCGTTGAAGTAGCAGAATCCATCGCCTTTAACCAGAAGCGTAAGTTTGTGGTGATCCTTGAGAACAACGGTCTAGTGGCAAACCTAGACAATGATGTGATGGTTGAGGTGACAGCAGAGCTTGGCATCAACGGTCCGCGCCCATACGGTGTAGGTAAGATCCCTACTTTCTATAAAGGCATGATCGAAAATCAATTTGCTTACGAGCGTCTAACCGTTGAAGCTTGGTTTGAAGGTTCATACACCAAAGCACTACAAGCGCTGACACTAAACCGCACGGTAGGTGATGCGAAGAAAGCTCGTAAAGTGCTCGATGCACTGATCGAAGCTAACAAAGGTTACTGGCCAGAAC is part of the Vibrio ponticus genome and harbors:
- a CDS encoding PTS transporter subunit EIIC, producing the protein MKHLGSKLQDLGKALMMPISVIAAAGIFLGLAAALQNPNITGQSFNQLEAVQLVLGFIRKVAGSLFGNLPLFFAVAAAIGLAKQEKPTAAFAAIIGFISMHVGVNYSLLAQGLTPETTSVAYLVSQGMDKTAAMMFAAEFGNTLGIFSYHMSVLGGVIAGLVTVALHNRFYTIVLPTAINFFGGRRFVPIITVVVLPLVGVAMSLIWPTIGAAIAKIGEFIGQAGSFGTFLFAFAERLLIPTGLHHILNETVRFTPIGGIANVDGESVVGALSIFNYALTHPGSIDNEIVKEATRFLAQGKIPVMMFALPGAALAMYHCARDEHKTRVKALVIAGALASFTTGITEPLEFSFIFVSPLLFIFHAIMTGLSFALMHVFGVMIGNVQGGVIDLFVFGVLGGAQTQWWFAVLVGACYFPIYYFVFRTVITRFNVATPGREKEETSTEVVGNASEQATRIIEGLGGSSNIQLVDNCFTRLRVKVNDISKVKDDFLKTTGASGVKRASDVDVQVIYGPQVESIANDVKKALAI
- a CDS encoding 6-phospho-alpha-glucosidase, with translation MKKAFNIVLVGGGSTWTPGLLKALCKRKDTFPLNRLVMFDVNAERQETIGEYAKLLFSEDYPELEFEYTTDVNVAYKDVDFVLCQMRTGGYEMREKDEKIPLSLGIIGQETCGPGGFAYGMRSIGDMIQMVEDVRERSPQAWILNYTNPAAIVADALKKRFPQDDRILNICDQPVNLLRSYGRLLNVDPNEFDPVYFGLNHFGWFTHLYNQQGEDLAPKLKAYIAENGFIPVDAEQRDQSWLDTYAAVADMLRDFPDYLPNTYLQYYLYPEYKLSKLDPEFTRANEVMNGREKRVFDECRQAVLDGTTKNSSVVHNDAHGDMIVEVAESIAFNQKRKFVVILENNGLVANLDNDVMVEVTAELGINGPRPYGVGKIPTFYKGMIENQFAYERLTVEAWFEGSYTKALQALTLNRTVGDAKKARKVLDALIEANKGYWPELA